The Plectropomus leopardus isolate mb chromosome 7, YSFRI_Pleo_2.0, whole genome shotgun sequence genome window below encodes:
- the LOC121945401 gene encoding cilia- and flagella-associated protein 251-like: MTTEASAVSEADTEGKQKASSAEPEPEPEDKQKPEAAASEPEGEQSSKKAQEQTSEPGPADAATSPEEEQLKPRTRTSAGKGLSRLFSNFLKRRSQCSEGEGFEAEKAKEEKADKEEKAEKEEEEKEAVVKSGEEAAKSEEKEVKKEEEKEQKEEKAKEEEKVEKRGNSRRLLLQAKK; this comes from the exons ATGACAACAGAGGCAAGTGCAGTGAGCGAGGCGGACACAGAGGGCAAGCAGAAGGCCAGCAGCGCCGAGCCCGAACCCGAACCAGAGGACAAGCAGAAGCCAGAGGCAGCAGCGTCCGAGCCAGAGGGGGAGCAGTCGAGCAAGAAGGCCCAGGAGCAGACCTCTGAGCCTGGGCCTGCCGATGCAGCTACCTCCcctgaggaggagcagctgaagCCTCGTACCCGCACCTCTGCTGGCAAAGGCCTGTCTCGTCTCTTCTCCAACTTCCTCAAACGCCGCTCACAGTGCTCCGAGGGAGAGGGGTTTGAGGCAGAAAAAGCCAAAGAGGAAAAGGcagacaaagaggaaaaggctgaaaaggaagaagaggagaaggaggcagTGGTGAAAAGTGGAGAGGAGGCAGCTAAGTCAGAggaaaaagaagtaaaaaaggaggaagaaaaagaacaaaaagaggagaaagcgaaagaggaagaaaaggttGAGAAGAGGggca ATTCCAGGAGGTTGCTGCTCCAGGCCAAGAAATAG